From Rutidosis leptorrhynchoides isolate AG116_Rl617_1_P2 chromosome 3, CSIRO_AGI_Rlap_v1, whole genome shotgun sequence, a single genomic window includes:
- the LOC139898958 gene encoding histone H2B: MAPKAEKKPAEKKPVEEKKSAAEKTPAEKKPKAGKKLPKEAGGVAGDKKKKRSKKSVETYKIYIFKVLKQVHPDIGISSKAMGIMNSFINDIFEKLAQESSRLARYNKKPTITSREIQTAVRLVLPGELAKHAVSEGTKAVTKFTSS; this comes from the coding sequence ATGGCACCAAAGGCAGAGAAGAAGCCAGCGGAGAAGAAACCGGTGGAAGAAAAGAAATCAGCGGCGGAGAAAACACCGGCGGAAAAGAAACCAAAGGCCGGGAAGAAGCTACCGAAGGAAGCCGGCGGTGTAGCCGGAGACAAGAAGAAGAAGAGATCGAAGAAGAGCGTGGAGACGTACAAGATCTATATCTTCAAGGTGTTGAAACAGGTTCATCCAGATATCGGAATCTCAAGCAAAGCGATGGGAATCATGAACAGTTTCATCAATGATATTTTTGAGAAATTGGCTCAGGAGAGTTCGAGGCTTGCCAGGTATAACAAGAAGCCGACGATTACGTCACGTGAGATCCAAACGGCGGTGAGACTTGTTCTGCCTGGTGAATTGGCGAAGCATGCTGTTTCTGAAGGAACCAAGGCTGTTACCAAGTTTACTAGCTCTTAG